A region of uncultured Carboxylicivirga sp. DNA encodes the following proteins:
- a CDS encoding efflux RND transporter periplasmic adaptor subunit, with product MNKKAYSLIILMAALLIISVCGWFFVSPDPVLIRGEVDAKQVSIATKIVGRVARLDIEEGQHVQKGDTLMIIDSPEVYAKLMQAEAVKAAATAQSDKAQKGARDEQIEAAKSVWKKAEAASDLMAKTFERIQTLYEEGVVPAQKRDEVETQMKAAQLTAKAAEAQYLMAKNGARTEDKSAAAALVNQANGAVTEVESYIKETEVIAGISGQISTIIPNEGELVTPGLPVVTITDLSDAWMTFNIREDWLPKVKQGKQFPVSIPALGLEDVMVEVTYINSLGNFATNTATKSVGDYDLKTFEVRMKPTQNIDGLLPGMSVIVNSELFQ from the coding sequence ATGAATAAAAAAGCTTATAGCCTGATAATCCTTATGGCTGCACTTCTAATAATTAGTGTATGTGGTTGGTTTTTCGTTAGTCCAGACCCTGTTTTGATTCGTGGTGAAGTTGACGCTAAACAAGTTAGTATCGCTACCAAAATTGTAGGACGCGTTGCCCGATTAGATATAGAAGAAGGGCAACATGTACAAAAAGGTGATACTCTGATGATTATTGACAGTCCTGAAGTATATGCAAAATTGATGCAGGCAGAGGCTGTTAAAGCGGCTGCTACCGCCCAAAGCGATAAAGCACAAAAAGGTGCACGCGATGAGCAAATTGAAGCTGCTAAAAGTGTTTGGAAAAAAGCTGAAGCAGCATCTGACCTGATGGCAAAAACATTTGAGCGTATCCAGACTCTATATGAAGAAGGTGTTGTTCCGGCTCAAAAAAGAGACGAAGTTGAAACTCAGATGAAAGCAGCTCAACTAACCGCAAAAGCAGCTGAAGCTCAATACCTGATGGCAAAAAACGGTGCCCGTACAGAAGATAAATCAGCGGCTGCTGCCCTGGTTAATCAGGCTAATGGTGCTGTAACCGAGGTGGAATCATACATAAAAGAAACAGAAGTAATAGCTGGTATCAGTGGGCAGATTTCAACCATTATTCCAAACGAAGGTGAACTGGTTACACCGGGTCTGCCAGTGGTTACTATTACAGATTTAAGCGATGCCTGGATGACTTTTAACATTCGCGAGGACTGGTTACCTAAAGTAAAGCAAGGAAAACAATTTCCTGTGAGCATCCCTGCTTTGGGTCTTGAAGATGTGATGGTTGAAGTGACATACATTAATTCATTGGGAAATTTTGCTACCAACACAGCAACAAAGTCTGTTGGTGACTACGATTTAAAAACCTTTGAAGTACGCATGAAACCAACTCAAAACATCGATGGCTTATTGCCAGGAATGAGCGTTATTGTTAATTCAGAATTGTTTCAATAA
- a CDS encoding ABC transporter permease has protein sequence MLNKEQYQGMKGLMLREWNEILKTRTLRMCLVYFPILALIFFTWFFKAQQPDNLPIAVIDTDNSSTSSKLVKMLDAVPELKLVRSYTDLKSAETGLKEGTIYGVVAIPEGFEKSVIKGQQGDVVLLYNNELLIPAGTISKAVNKVTMTMGAGISIKRNMMKGDSYETALKKAQPIVIDSQVMFNSTVNYLYFLVSGILPAILQIFVLMVGGFVLGRELRQGTGKEWLAYADNNIIKAVVGKMAPYVAIFTLVGVTYNSVLYDYLNVPMNGSRWIIEIGQILMILAYFGISFTLVAWSRNMRFSISISAIFGALAFSFSGLTFPVSGMPDVAQSLTHMFPFTLYLELFLNQAFYGASVLSGLARLAIMCGFIILPLLSIKRMKEVMSDSKFYGRL, from the coding sequence TTGTTAAATAAAGAACAATATCAAGGAATGAAAGGATTGATGCTTCGGGAGTGGAACGAAATACTTAAAACCCGCACACTACGCATGTGTCTGGTTTATTTCCCCATTCTTGCACTCATTTTCTTTACCTGGTTTTTCAAAGCTCAACAGCCCGATAATCTGCCTATTGCTGTTATTGACACAGACAACAGTTCAACCTCATCAAAGCTTGTTAAGATGCTGGATGCGGTTCCTGAATTAAAACTGGTTCGCAGCTATACAGACTTAAAATCAGCTGAAACAGGATTAAAAGAAGGTACTATTTATGGGGTGGTTGCCATTCCTGAGGGTTTTGAAAAATCAGTAATCAAAGGCCAACAGGGCGACGTGGTTCTGTTGTATAATAATGAATTACTCATTCCTGCAGGAACCATCAGTAAAGCGGTTAATAAGGTAACCATGACAATGGGTGCCGGCATCAGTATCAAGCGTAACATGATGAAAGGCGATAGTTATGAAACCGCACTAAAAAAGGCACAACCCATCGTGATTGATTCGCAGGTAATGTTTAACTCAACCGTTAATTACCTTTACTTTCTTGTTTCGGGAATTTTACCAGCCATACTTCAAATATTTGTTTTAATGGTTGGAGGTTTTGTTTTAGGTCGTGAATTGCGACAAGGAACAGGAAAAGAGTGGCTGGCCTATGCAGATAACAACATCATAAAAGCAGTTGTTGGTAAGATGGCACCTTATGTTGCTATTTTTACTTTAGTGGGAGTTACCTACAACAGTGTGCTTTACGATTACCTGAATGTTCCGATGAATGGAAGCAGATGGATTATTGAAATAGGACAGATACTGATGATCCTGGCATATTTTGGCATCTCATTCACGCTGGTTGCATGGTCGAGAAATATGCGGTTTTCAATAAGTATTTCTGCCATATTTGGTGCGCTGGCTTTCAGCTTCTCTGGTCTGACTTTTCCGGTATCAGGAATGCCAGATGTAGCCCAATCGTTAACACATATGTTCCCATTTACACTTTACCTGGAACTTTTTCTGAACCAAGCATTTTATGGTGCATCAGTCTTATCAGGGCTGGCCCGTTTGGCAATTATGTGTGGATTTATCATTCTTCCATTGCTTTCAATTAAAAGAATGAAGGAAGTAATGAGTGACTCAAAATTCTACGGTCGATTGTAG
- a CDS encoding ABC transporter permease — MNAILDKFKQIIYFAAQELHNIVKDSGVILIFFVATLLYPALYAFVYQKEAIDELPVAVIDNDNTQTSRKLVKMLDASSDIAITEKINDFQQAEHLFLEKKIYGIITLDNGFEKQVMKGEQAHMGVYCDGSYIMHYKTVLTAATQAGLTFGAGVQAKKLMMKGTPKSQLMAQISPVNLVSKPLFNATGGYGTYLMPPIMVLVIQQLLLIGIGMIGGTHREKHKGKYIISEEIKERGWDSWFLGRALSYFIIFMLVAYYLFVLTFKWFDFPIHGTSSDAMVLLIPMILASVFLAMWISTYFYFRVQSMMLFLFTSFIFLFLSGISWPVEAFPAFFKWFAQILPSTHGIQGIMKIQIFGAELSEVQNHITALWTLTAIFFAGSSLRFWQLSKMKH, encoded by the coding sequence ATGAATGCAATTTTAGATAAATTTAAACAGATCATATACTTCGCCGCACAAGAGTTACACAACATTGTGAAGGATTCGGGGGTCATACTAATCTTTTTTGTGGCTACCCTTCTGTACCCTGCTCTTTATGCTTTTGTATATCAAAAAGAAGCAATTGATGAATTACCAGTGGCGGTTATTGATAATGACAATACACAAACAAGCCGGAAATTGGTTAAGATGCTGGATGCATCATCAGATATTGCCATAACCGAGAAGATTAACGACTTTCAACAGGCCGAACATTTGTTTCTTGAGAAAAAGATTTATGGAATCATTACTCTGGATAATGGTTTTGAGAAACAAGTAATGAAAGGCGAACAGGCTCATATGGGTGTATATTGCGATGGTAGTTACATTATGCACTATAAAACGGTATTGACAGCTGCCACGCAAGCCGGGCTAACCTTCGGAGCGGGTGTGCAGGCCAAGAAGCTGATGATGAAAGGAACGCCTAAATCACAACTGATGGCACAGATCAGTCCGGTTAACCTTGTTTCAAAACCATTGTTTAATGCTACAGGTGGCTACGGAACTTACCTGATGCCTCCCATTATGGTTCTGGTTATTCAGCAGCTTTTACTGATAGGCATTGGAATGATTGGTGGTACACACCGTGAGAAACACAAGGGGAAATACATTATTTCGGAGGAAATTAAAGAACGTGGCTGGGATAGTTGGTTTCTGGGTAGAGCCCTAAGTTATTTCATCATTTTTATGCTCGTGGCCTATTACCTTTTTGTACTTACTTTTAAATGGTTTGATTTCCCTATTCATGGTACATCCAGTGACGCAATGGTGTTGCTTATACCAATGATACTTGCTTCTGTTTTTCTGGCAATGTGGATATCCACCTATTTTTATTTCAGAGTGCAATCAATGATGCTATTCCTGTTTACCTCATTCATCTTTTTATTTCTGAGTGGAATAAGCTGGCCAGTTGAAGCATTCCCGGCATTTTTCAAATGGTTTGCCCAAATATTACCAAGCACACATGGAATTCAGGGAATTATGAAAATCCAGATTTTTGGAGCAGAACTTTCTGAAGTACAAAATCATATAACCGCCTTATGGACACTTACTGCTATCTTTTTCGCAGGAAGTAGTCTACGATTCTGGCAGTTATCAAAAATGAAACATTGA
- a CDS encoding glycoside hydrolase family 3 N-terminal domain-containing protein, protein MKNLLLSIIILSGLFFASCQPSTKKELPKQTDSLSVNKEWKKLSVREKVGQLVCYQFNINEMLQLGDGSYEQFFQKYPIGSIFLANWNIAGAVSADSVKNEYIKIVNQCKIASQNPLLFTEDFETGLGFVIDGYTQLVTEMGLGAIGSEELAEQYGAIIASEARSIGINWLLHPVADLNINPYSYITNVRSIGKDADLAMKLLPAQIKGMQTNGVAATAKHFPGDGTDFINQHFSTSQNKLSVEEWNSTYGKVFQTLINDGVKVIMPGHISFPAYQNEKLNDEFLPATLSSELIQGLLKDKMGFNGVVVSDALNMAGIAQYYSSQIETEVECFKAGTDILLWPSLAVIDTIEARVNRGEIAMSRLDDAVERIWNLKAQLGLFEKDYQTIIPLSDSLLKQHHQTAFEISKKALTLISKKEIDSPFLSPTDQKILLVEVMQDYKEGVFDVLVNELKQRGLEVTVRRNLSYFESGSELTNLALEYDKIIFAYYSLPGVPWGDLSLSGPEALTMWASNMLPKDKVISLGFGDPYKNIIYLPRIETRINCYNIDSYSQRALAGALLGDFELTGMSPVSYPEL, encoded by the coding sequence ATGAAAAATCTTTTGTTATCCATTATAATCCTATCCGGACTATTTTTTGCCAGCTGTCAACCTTCAACTAAGAAAGAGTTGCCAAAGCAGACCGATTCATTATCAGTTAATAAAGAATGGAAAAAACTGAGTGTTCGCGAAAAAGTGGGACAACTGGTATGCTATCAGTTTAATATAAATGAGATGCTTCAATTGGGAGATGGTTCTTATGAGCAATTCTTTCAAAAGTATCCGATTGGCTCGATCTTTTTGGCTAACTGGAATATTGCCGGTGCTGTTTCTGCCGATTCGGTTAAAAACGAGTATATAAAGATTGTAAATCAGTGTAAGATTGCCTCACAAAATCCGTTGTTATTTACCGAAGATTTTGAAACCGGTTTAGGTTTTGTTATTGACGGATATACACAACTGGTAACAGAAATGGGACTGGGAGCCATCGGATCGGAAGAACTTGCTGAGCAATACGGTGCTATCATTGCTTCAGAGGCGCGCAGTATCGGAATTAACTGGTTGTTACATCCGGTAGCAGACTTAAATATCAATCCATACAGCTACATAACCAATGTTAGAAGCATCGGTAAAGATGCTGATTTGGCAATGAAATTGTTACCAGCTCAGATCAAAGGAATGCAGACAAATGGTGTTGCTGCAACGGCAAAGCATTTTCCGGGTGACGGTACCGATTTTATCAATCAGCATTTTTCTACTTCCCAGAATAAACTGTCTGTTGAGGAATGGAATTCTACATACGGTAAGGTATTTCAAACTCTGATAAATGATGGGGTTAAGGTGATTATGCCAGGCCATATTTCATTTCCTGCCTATCAGAATGAAAAGCTGAATGATGAATTTCTCCCGGCTACTCTTTCTTCTGAGTTAATTCAGGGCTTATTAAAGGATAAAATGGGCTTTAATGGAGTAGTAGTAAGTGATGCCTTAAATATGGCAGGTATTGCACAATATTACAGTAGTCAGATTGAAACAGAGGTTGAGTGTTTTAAAGCCGGCACTGATATTTTATTATGGCCTTCGCTGGCTGTTATCGATACAATAGAGGCCCGAGTAAATAGAGGCGAAATAGCGATGAGCCGGTTGGATGATGCCGTTGAACGAATCTGGAATCTGAAAGCGCAATTGGGATTGTTTGAAAAGGATTATCAGACCATCATTCCTCTAAGTGACTCACTGCTGAAACAACATCATCAGACAGCATTTGAAATTTCGAAAAAAGCTTTAACTCTCATCAGTAAAAAAGAAATTGATTCACCATTTTTATCACCAACAGATCAGAAAATATTGTTGGTTGAGGTAATGCAGGATTACAAAGAAGGTGTGTTTGATGTGTTAGTAAATGAGTTGAAACAAAGAGGGTTGGAGGTAACTGTACGAAGAAATTTAAGCTATTTTGAATCAGGTTCAGAGCTTACCAACCTGGCTTTGGAATACGATAAAATCATTTTTGCCTATTATAGTTTACCGGGTGTACCTTGGGGCGATTTATCCTTAAGTGGTCCGGAGGCGTTAACCATGTGGGCTTCCAATATGCTTCCGAAAGATAAGGTTATCAGTTTAGGCTTTGGCGATCCTTATAAAAACATCATTTATTTGCCACGAATAGAAACTCGTATCAATTGTTATAACATTGATAGTTATTCACAAAGAGCATTGGCAGGAGCATTATTGGGTGATTTTGAATTAACCGGTATGTCACCAGTCAGTTATCCTGAATTATAA
- a CDS encoding BNR repeat-containing protein has translation MIRSLSLIVVLFFTSINLSAQNVIDVADGWSNNSVNAVVFRQNSLVTVIDTQFIAFYNPDGYLTLGKRHIKSTTFKTYVTQYKGNVKDAHNCISIMVDGDGYLHVSWDHHGHPLRYARSKVPYGLELGNKQSMAGANEDNVTYPQFFKMPDGNLIFMYRDGMSGRGNLAIQKYDTKAQKWSVLHTNLIDGEGQRNAYWQACIDSKGTIHLSWVWRETWDVSSNHDLCYARSKDGGVTWEKTNGDKYVLPVNAKSAEYACRIPQRSELINQTSMVADDKGQPYIASYWREQDSDVPQYQLVTFLNGEWFHQNLGFRSSAFSLSGGGTKRIPISRPQIVAQSKGKKTIACIIFRDQERDEKVSLAKVTLGKKTKIELSDITDFGVGLWEPSFDTELWKEKGQLHLFVQKVDQVDGEGVASSKPTLVKVIEVKKL, from the coding sequence ATGATAAGATCCTTAAGCCTTATAGTTGTATTGTTTTTTACCAGTATAAATTTATCAGCTCAGAATGTTATTGACGTAGCTGATGGATGGTCCAATAACTCGGTAAATGCAGTTGTTTTTCGACAAAACTCATTGGTAACTGTAATTGATACTCAGTTTATAGCGTTTTACAATCCCGATGGTTATCTCACCTTAGGTAAACGTCATATTAAATCAACAACATTTAAAACATACGTTACACAATACAAAGGGAATGTAAAAGATGCCCATAACTGTATTAGTATTATGGTGGATGGAGATGGTTATTTGCATGTTTCCTGGGATCATCACGGACATCCGCTAAGATATGCCAGAAGCAAAGTACCGTATGGTCTGGAATTAGGTAATAAACAATCAATGGCTGGAGCCAATGAAGACAATGTGACTTATCCTCAGTTTTTTAAAATGCCTGATGGCAATCTGATTTTCATGTATCGTGATGGTATGTCGGGCAGAGGAAACCTGGCAATACAGAAGTATGATACTAAAGCGCAAAAATGGAGTGTATTACACACTAACCTTATTGACGGTGAAGGTCAGCGCAATGCGTATTGGCAGGCTTGTATTGATTCAAAAGGAACCATTCATCTGTCATGGGTATGGCGCGAAACATGGGATGTGTCATCCAATCATGATTTATGTTATGCGCGATCAAAAGATGGTGGCGTGACCTGGGAGAAAACCAACGGTGATAAATATGTTTTACCGGTTAATGCTAAAAGTGCCGAATATGCTTGTCGCATTCCTCAGCGAAGTGAGTTGATCAACCAGACTTCTATGGTGGCTGATGATAAAGGACAACCTTATATAGCTTCTTATTGGAGAGAGCAGGATTCTGATGTGCCACAATATCAGTTAGTGACTTTCCTAAATGGCGAATGGTTTCATCAGAACCTGGGATTCAGATCATCGGCTTTTTCGTTAAGCGGAGGTGGAACCAAACGTATACCTATTTCACGACCGCAGATCGTGGCTCAGTCGAAAGGAAAAAAAACAATAGCCTGTATCATTTTCAGAGATCAGGAGCGTGACGAAAAAGTATCGTTAGCTAAGGTAACTCTAGGTAAGAAAACAAAGATTGAGCTTTCTGATATTACTGACTTTGGAGTTGGTTTGTGGGAACCTTCCTTCGATACTGAACTATGGAAGGAAAAAGGTCAGCTCCATTTGTTTGTCCAAAAAGTTGATCAGGTCGACGGGGAAGGAGTGGCTTCCAGTAAACCTACCTTAGTGAAAGTAATTGAAGTGAAAAAATTATAA